In one Hyphomicrobium sp. 99 genomic region, the following are encoded:
- the murJ gene encoding murein biosynthesis integral membrane protein MurJ: protein MKLYKSFATVGGLTLLSRVFGFMRDILIAATLGSGWVADAFVVAFRFPNLFRRLFGEGAFNSAFVPIFAKKLEGDGKEAARKFAEDAMAGLLFILLIVTIVFELAMPVLMYGLAPGFDVTPEKFDLSVLLTRITMPYLLCMSIVALMSGALNSVGRFAESASVSIVLNGVMMIATLISLWLGYRAGPEAGVIQAWGVFAAGFLQLLLLMWGMHNAGMKLAIRRPSLTPDVRKLVRLGIPGIISGGVTQLNIAIGTVIASLQPGAVSHLYYADRVYELPLAIVGIAIGIVLLPDVARQLRSGNTAGVMDSQNRSLEFALLLTIPAALALATIPMDITRVLFERGAFSAEDTKVTASVLAVFALGLPAFVMIKVFSPAYYAREDTKTPMRYATISLTANTVGSIALFFLLRHLGMLPQLGIAIATALGGWLNAYLLWSTLARRGDFVIDGRLKRNVPLIMFSSIAMVVALLGASHMLAPHLDHSGGFFVKASFLALEIGIGLVVFAFLVFATGVMSIGQLGRLTRRQN, encoded by the coding sequence ATGAAACTTTATAAATCGTTCGCAACCGTCGGCGGCCTGACCCTCCTGAGCCGAGTCTTCGGCTTCATGCGCGATATCCTGATCGCCGCGACGCTGGGATCGGGATGGGTGGCCGACGCCTTCGTCGTCGCCTTCCGGTTTCCCAACCTCTTTCGTCGTCTCTTTGGTGAGGGTGCGTTCAACTCCGCCTTCGTGCCGATCTTTGCCAAGAAGCTCGAAGGCGACGGCAAGGAAGCCGCCCGCAAGTTCGCCGAAGACGCGATGGCAGGGCTTCTCTTCATACTGCTGATCGTCACGATCGTCTTCGAACTCGCCATGCCCGTGTTGATGTACGGATTGGCGCCGGGCTTCGATGTCACGCCTGAGAAGTTCGATCTCTCCGTGCTGCTGACACGGATCACGATGCCGTATCTTTTGTGCATGTCGATCGTCGCCCTCATGTCGGGCGCACTGAATTCGGTCGGCCGCTTTGCCGAAAGTGCGTCCGTCTCGATCGTCCTCAACGGCGTGATGATGATCGCAACGCTGATCTCGTTGTGGCTGGGCTACCGGGCAGGACCCGAAGCCGGCGTCATCCAGGCGTGGGGTGTGTTCGCTGCGGGCTTCCTGCAGCTGTTGCTTCTGATGTGGGGCATGCACAATGCCGGAATGAAGCTGGCGATCCGGCGCCCAAGCCTGACACCGGATGTCCGCAAGCTCGTACGGCTCGGCATCCCCGGCATCATTTCCGGCGGCGTGACGCAGCTCAATATCGCCATCGGCACCGTCATCGCATCGCTTCAGCCGGGCGCCGTTTCCCACCTCTATTATGCGGACCGGGTTTATGAGCTACCGCTCGCGATCGTTGGTATCGCGATCGGCATCGTGCTCTTGCCCGACGTCGCGCGGCAGCTGCGAAGCGGTAATACGGCGGGCGTCATGGACAGCCAAAATCGTTCGCTCGAGTTCGCACTCCTGCTGACGATACCGGCGGCGCTGGCTCTCGCGACCATCCCGATGGATATCACCCGCGTTCTCTTCGAGCGCGGCGCGTTCAGCGCCGAGGACACCAAAGTCACCGCATCGGTGCTGGCGGTGTTTGCCCTAGGTCTCCCCGCATTCGTGATGATTAAAGTCTTCTCGCCTGCCTACTACGCGCGCGAGGATACCAAGACGCCGATGCGCTACGCAACGATCAGCCTTACCGCCAACACGGTCGGCTCGATCGCATTGTTCTTCCTGTTGCGCCATTTGGGCATGCTGCCCCAGCTCGGCATCGCCATCGCAACGGCCCTCGGCGGCTGGCTCAACGCCTATCTGCTCTGGTCAACCTTGGCGCGCCGGGGCGATTTCGTCATCGATGGGCGGCTCAAGAGGAACGTGCCATTGATCATGTTCTCCAGCATCGCGATGGTCGTCGCCCTTCTGGGTGCAAGTCATATGCTCGCACCGCACCTCGATCACAGCGGCGGCTTCTTCGTAAAAGCCTCGTTCCTGGCCCTCGAGATCGGCATTGGACTGGTCGTCTTCGCCTTCCTGGTTTTCGCGACGGGCGTCATGTCCATCGGCCAGCTCGGCCGCCTGACGCGCCGCCAGAACTAG
- the trpS gene encoding tryptophan--tRNA ligase, with amino-acid sequence MKITPRVFSGMQPTGSLHLGNYLGAMVNWIKMQETHECIYCVVDLHAITVWQDPAELRNAIRQVTAAYIAAGLDPKKSILFNQSQVSAHAELAWVFNCVARLGWLNRMTQFKEKAGKDREQASVGLYAYPNLMAADILAYRATHVPVGEDQKQHLELARDIAQKFNNDFSASIIAEGFADGVFFPQPEPVITGASTRVMSLRDGSKKMSKSDPSDLSRINMTDDADTIAKKVQKAKTDTEPLPSEEAGFAGRPEAENLIGIYATIVDKPVDAVLAEFGGQQFSAFKKVLADALVAKIEPIANEIKRLTGDPAEIDRILADGSARAREIATPIMGKVKDIVGFIRS; translated from the coding sequence ATGAAAATCACGCCGCGCGTTTTCTCCGGCATGCAGCCGACCGGCAGCTTGCATCTCGGCAACTATCTCGGCGCGATGGTCAATTGGATCAAGATGCAGGAGACGCATGAATGCATCTACTGCGTCGTCGATCTGCACGCGATCACCGTGTGGCAGGACCCCGCCGAGCTTAGAAACGCGATCCGTCAAGTGACGGCGGCCTATATCGCCGCCGGTCTCGACCCGAAGAAGAGCATCCTCTTCAATCAATCGCAGGTCAGCGCCCACGCTGAGCTCGCCTGGGTCTTCAATTGCGTCGCTCGCCTCGGCTGGCTGAACCGCATGACCCAGTTCAAGGAAAAAGCCGGCAAGGACCGCGAACAGGCATCGGTCGGGCTCTACGCCTATCCGAACCTGATGGCAGCCGACATCCTCGCCTACCGCGCAACGCATGTGCCGGTCGGCGAAGACCAGAAGCAGCATCTGGAACTCGCGCGAGACATCGCACAGAAGTTCAACAATGATTTCTCCGCCTCGATCATCGCCGAAGGCTTCGCCGACGGCGTTTTCTTCCCTCAGCCCGAGCCTGTCATCACGGGCGCCTCGACGCGGGTCATGAGCCTGCGCGACGGCTCGAAGAAGATGTCGAAATCCGATCCGTCCGATCTTTCGCGCATCAATATGACGGACGACGCCGACACGATCGCCAAGAAAGTCCAGAAAGCAAAGACCGATACTGAGCCGCTGCCGAGCGAGGAAGCGGGCTTTGCCGGCCGTCCCGAAGCCGAAAATCTGATCGGAATTTATGCGACCATCGTCGACAAGCCGGTCGACGCTGTGCTCGCCGAATTCGGCGGTCAGCAATTCTCCGCCTTCAAGAAGGTGCTGGCCGACGCGCTGGTCGCCAAGATCGAGCCCATCGCCAACGAAATAAAGCGGCTGACCGGCGATCCCGCCGAGATCGATCGCATTCTGGCCGACGGTTCAGCGCGAGCGCGCGAAATCGCAACGCCGATTATGGGCAAGGTCAAGGACATCGTCGGCTTCATCAGAAGCTGA
- a CDS encoding universal stress protein codes for MNGSIVSMKPRRSFEEGHRRKFLIVVDESQEVESALYYAASRVQRSSGLLVMLYVIEPSELQHWAGAHQVQLDEETTKAKALFRLFRRKLALAGFENVETEDVVREGRSAEEINRLIAEDEDIAILVLGASIDAKGPGPLVASLATARATGGFAVPVTVVPGQLSLAEIKALA; via the coding sequence ATGAATGGCAGCATCGTATCCATGAAACCTCGCCGTTCATTCGAAGAAGGCCATCGCCGCAAGTTCCTGATCGTCGTTGACGAGAGCCAGGAAGTCGAAAGCGCGCTCTATTACGCGGCAAGCCGTGTGCAGCGCTCTTCGGGGCTGCTCGTCATGCTTTACGTCATCGAGCCAAGCGAGTTGCAGCATTGGGCGGGCGCGCACCAGGTGCAGCTGGACGAAGAGACGACGAAGGCCAAGGCGCTGTTCCGGCTCTTTCGGCGCAAGCTCGCCCTCGCGGGCTTCGAGAACGTCGAGACCGAAGACGTCGTTCGCGAGGGCCGCTCCGCCGAAGAGATTAACCGCCTCATCGCCGAGGACGAAGACATCGCGATCCTGGTCCTCGGCGCCTCGATCGACGCCAAAGGCCCAGGTCCCCTCGTGGCATCTTTGGCGACGGCGCGAGCCACAGGCGGCTTCGCCGTGCCTGTGACGGTCGTCCCCGGGCAACTTTCCCTCGCGGAAATCAAGGCTTTGGCCTAA
- a CDS encoding NifU family protein translates to MFIQTEATPNPATLKFIPGRDVLADGTADFRSKTDAAASPLATRLFAIDGVDGVFLGSDFISVTKGDIEWQHLKPMVLGAIMEHYMSGAPVSEGEDANDNAAESYAPEDEETVATIKELLETRVRPAVAQDGGDITFSGFRDGVVYLHMRGACSGCPSSTATLRHGIENLLKHFCPDVQAVQPV, encoded by the coding sequence ATGTTTATCCAGACGGAAGCCACGCCAAATCCGGCGACGCTGAAGTTCATCCCAGGGCGGGATGTTCTCGCTGACGGCACCGCCGATTTCCGCTCGAAGACCGATGCGGCGGCTTCCCCCCTCGCGACCCGCCTCTTCGCGATCGACGGCGTTGACGGCGTGTTTCTTGGGTCCGACTTCATTTCGGTCACCAAGGGCGACATCGAATGGCAGCACCTGAAGCCGATGGTGCTGGGCGCCATCATGGAGCACTACATGTCGGGCGCCCCCGTCTCCGAAGGCGAAGACGCCAACGACAATGCCGCGGAAAGCTATGCTCCCGAGGACGAAGAGACCGTCGCGACGATCAAGGAATTGCTTGAGACGCGCGTGCGGCCGGCTGTCGCACAGGATGGCGGCGATATCACGTTTTCGGGCTTCCGCGACGGCGTCGTCTATCTTCACATGCGCGGCGCCTGCTCGGGTTGCCCGAGCTCGACAGCTACCCTCCGGCACGGCATCGAAAACCTGCTGAAGCATTTCTGCCCGGACGTGCAGGCAGTCCAGCCGGTCTGA
- a CDS encoding malonic semialdehyde reductase, with translation MAEPLDSAAIDQLFDKARTNNKWQPREVPDALLRQLVDHMKWAPTSANCSPARFVFVKSPEAKARLKPHLSAGNVDKTMAAPVTAIIGYDLNFYEALPKLYPPADAKSWFTGKKQHADTTAFRNGSLQGGYFILAARALGLDCGPMSGFQNAGVDAEFFTGTEIKSNFLCNLGYGDPAGVYPRSPRFSFDEIATII, from the coding sequence ATGGCTGAGCCGCTCGATAGTGCTGCAATCGACCAATTGTTCGATAAAGCCCGAACCAACAACAAGTGGCAGCCTCGCGAGGTGCCCGATGCGCTGCTGCGCCAGCTCGTCGACCACATGAAATGGGCTCCGACGAGCGCCAACTGTTCGCCTGCGCGCTTCGTCTTCGTCAAATCGCCGGAAGCGAAAGCCCGGCTGAAGCCGCATCTCAGCGCCGGAAATGTGGATAAGACGATGGCCGCACCGGTAACGGCCATCATTGGATACGACCTAAACTTCTACGAAGCGCTGCCGAAGCTCTATCCGCCGGCTGACGCTAAAAGCTGGTTCACTGGCAAAAAGCAGCACGCTGATACAACCGCCTTTCGCAACGGGTCACTTCAAGGCGGGTACTTCATTCTGGCGGCACGGGCCCTGGGGCTCGACTGCGGCCCGATGTCCGGCTTCCAAAATGCGGGGGTAGACGCCGAGTTCTTTACCGGAACTGAAATTAAGTCGAATTTCCTCTGTAATCTGGGGTACGGGGATCCGGCGGGGGTCTATCCCCGCTCACCACGATTTAGCTTCGACGAAATCGCCACGATCATATAA
- the tsaB gene encoding tRNA (adenosine(37)-N6)-threonylcarbamoyltransferase complex dimerization subunit type 1 TsaB: MNILSLDTCFDACSAAAGRGLRSLTPGISFAYEAMQTGHAERLLPMVETVMAEAGLDFKSLDRIAVTYGPGTFTGTRICVSAARALALATGAQFVALSSLRLMAMSARIPAAPTKRIAIATDARRGEVYFEIFDRHSMQTVVEAQCAAIPAAAKLLGLGPIVIAGSGAEQLAVEAGRQGIEATAILPDLLPDALDMLFPACELPLTETVKPLYLRAPDAKPPAPSPFIGAGV; encoded by the coding sequence ATGAATATTCTATCTCTCGACACGTGTTTCGATGCCTGCTCGGCTGCGGCGGGCCGGGGGCTTCGTTCCCTGACACCCGGCATCTCATTTGCCTACGAGGCCATGCAAACGGGGCACGCTGAGCGTTTGCTGCCGATGGTCGAAACGGTCATGGCGGAAGCCGGGCTCGATTTCAAATCTCTCGATCGTATCGCGGTGACGTATGGACCGGGAACGTTTACCGGCACGCGCATTTGCGTCTCCGCAGCCCGCGCTCTCGCCCTCGCAACCGGCGCGCAGTTCGTCGCGCTTTCAAGCTTGAGATTGATGGCAATGAGCGCGCGCATTCCAGCGGCTCCGACGAAACGCATCGCCATCGCAACCGACGCACGGCGAGGCGAGGTCTATTTCGAAATTTTTGATCGGCACTCGATGCAAACTGTCGTCGAAGCACAGTGTGCGGCAATTCCGGCCGCCGCCAAATTGCTGGGACTTGGGCCCATTGTCATCGCAGGCTCCGGCGCCGAGCAACTGGCAGTCGAAGCCGGTCGCCAAGGCATCGAGGCAACGGCGATCCTGCCCGATCTCCTGCCTGACGCGCTCGACATGCTGTTCCCCGCCTGCGAACTCCCGCTGACTGAAACGGTTAAACCGCTTTATCTGCGGGCGCCCGATGCCAAGCCCCCAGCGCCGAGCCCATTTATCGGAGCCGGCGTATGA
- the rimI gene encoding ribosomal protein S18-alanine N-acetyltransferase, with translation MTNVTPFRNLRHASMLWAAPDRAEEIAALHTKLFDPPWDTAAIKSLLEHPAATSLIAVAGGQKKAVIAFVIGQLAADEAEILSIGVSPDWQRVGLATGLLEGLSRAARRGGAKRIFLEVAEDNAAGLALYRKLGFVEAGRRKRYYQRPGSAPVDALTLVLALEEPGQPS, from the coding sequence ATGACGAATGTCACGCCGTTCCGGAATTTGAGGCATGCGAGCATGCTTTGGGCGGCGCCTGATCGAGCCGAAGAAATCGCGGCTCTGCACACCAAACTTTTCGACCCGCCCTGGGATACGGCCGCGATCAAATCGCTTCTGGAGCATCCGGCCGCGACCTCACTGATCGCCGTCGCCGGGGGACAGAAGAAAGCGGTCATCGCCTTCGTGATCGGCCAGCTCGCCGCCGACGAAGCCGAGATCCTGTCGATCGGCGTCTCACCGGACTGGCAGCGTGTAGGACTAGCGACCGGACTTCTCGAAGGTCTGTCGCGCGCCGCACGCCGCGGCGGTGCCAAGCGCATTTTCCTCGAAGTTGCAGAGGACAACGCGGCAGGCCTAGCCCTTTATCGCAAGCTGGGATTTGTCGAAGCCGGGCGGCGAAAGCGCTATTATCAGCGCCCTGGCAGTGCGCCTGTCGATGCCTTGACGCTCGTCTTGGCACTCGAAGAGCCGGGACAACCGAGCTGA
- a CDS encoding Fur family transcriptional regulator, producing MTLPSAKSESSIESRCAECGLRMTGQRRVIAQVLSSATDHPDVEEVHRRAHTIDSRISLSTVYRTLKLFSAKGILERHDFGHGRGRYEAAPREHHDHLVDIESGRVIEFSNSDIEALQDRIARELGFELVGHRLELYGVPLAKKKSSSRRG from the coding sequence ATGACCCTGCCGTCCGCGAAATCCGAGTCATCAATCGAATCGCGATGCGCGGAATGCGGACTGCGAATGACGGGCCAAAGGCGCGTCATCGCTCAGGTGCTCTCCTCTGCCACCGACCATCCCGATGTCGAAGAGGTGCATCGGCGCGCCCACACGATCGATTCCAGGATTTCGCTCTCGACGGTCTACCGCACGCTTAAGCTTTTCTCCGCGAAGGGCATTCTCGAGAGGCACGATTTCGGCCACGGCCGCGGGCGCTACGAGGCGGCGCCGCGCGAGCATCACGATCATCTCGTCGACATCGAAAGCGGCCGCGTCATCGAATTCTCGAACTCCGACATCGAGGCCTTGCAGGACCGCATCGCGCGCGAACTCGGTTTCGAGCTTGTCGGCCATCGGTTGGAACTCTATGGCGTACCGCTGGCAAAGAAAAAGTCTTCCAGCCGGAGAGGCTAG
- a CDS encoding 1-acyl-sn-glycerol-3-phosphate acyltransferase — protein sequence MANGSLRASAVLAAFLGFTLPLMPVQALLLKASPKAARRFPNWYHRQVCRILGISLEIDGAVVENAPVLLVCNHTSWLDIPVLSALAPVSFVAKLEVGGWPFVSALARLQRSVFVDRTRRQATGDAAAEIMGRLKQGDTIVLFAEGTSSDGNRVLPFKTSLFGAVSGESAPEPQVVVQTAAVVYTHVRGIPLTRADRPRIGWYGDMEMTSHAWGVLRSGPITVTIKVSPPVPLSEFKDRKDLALKTERAIRTAVLGILRGRPEDPGLIPVEPTQENRRKKLALPQVRSEKWT from the coding sequence ATGGCAAACGGCTCACTTCGCGCCTCAGCCGTGCTCGCAGCATTTCTTGGCTTCACGCTGCCGTTGATGCCGGTGCAGGCGCTCCTGCTGAAAGCGTCGCCTAAGGCGGCGAGGCGCTTTCCCAATTGGTACCATCGTCAGGTCTGCCGCATCCTCGGCATTTCGCTCGAGATTGATGGCGCGGTCGTTGAAAACGCGCCTGTTCTGCTGGTTTGCAATCACACGTCCTGGCTCGACATTCCCGTCCTCTCGGCTCTGGCGCCGGTTTCATTCGTCGCAAAGCTCGAAGTCGGCGGCTGGCCCTTCGTCTCCGCCTTGGCGCGGCTCCAGCGCTCGGTCTTCGTCGATCGGACCCGGCGGCAGGCGACCGGCGATGCCGCAGCCGAGATCATGGGGCGGCTGAAACAGGGCGACACGATCGTGCTCTTTGCCGAAGGCACGTCGAGCGATGGCAATCGCGTGTTGCCGTTCAAGACTTCCCTGTTCGGTGCGGTCTCCGGCGAAAGCGCACCGGAGCCGCAGGTCGTCGTCCAGACCGCCGCCGTGGTCTATACGCACGTCCGCGGTATTCCATTGACTCGAGCCGACCGCCCGCGCATCGGCTGGTATGGTGACATGGAAATGACGTCGCATGCCTGGGGCGTGCTCCGATCCGGCCCGATTACCGTCACGATCAAGGTCAGCCCACCCGTTCCCCTGAGCGAATTCAAGGACCGCAAGGATCTGGCGTTGAAGACCGAGCGCGCCATCCGGACCGCCGTTCTTGGCATCCTCCGCGGCCGCCCCGAGGACCCGGGCCTCATCCCGGTCGAACCGACCCAGGAAAACCGCCGCAAGAAGCTCGCTTTGCCGCAGGTCCGCAGCGAGAAATGGACATAA